A section of the Procambarus clarkii isolate CNS0578487 chromosome 38, FALCON_Pclarkii_2.0, whole genome shotgun sequence genome encodes:
- the LOC123771883 gene encoding L-sorbose 1-dehydrogenase encodes MVEQQQQPRQQQQQPQQQQQQPQQQQSSWNLSRIGILAGVIGVAAWAWQAWFGVSEGVVHKADPVYDFIVVGGGTAGCVLAARLSEEENFKVLLVEAGGEEPWISNIPLAAPLLQQSRFDWQYLTEPQEESSFGLFNQQSAWPRGRGLGGTATLNFNIHMFGSPQDFQKWEEEYGATGWGFQEMKKYANKAECRRLRPKIFKQKQCSNEHVEKVDKGCNSSEGEKTGHLRHQQDAVQCYHPPLRVHTAASTLTHTFLAAGKELGLPVGSLNDDIDYGLMAGETLVFKGRRWSNVKGYLRAALGRPNLHVLIHSHVTKILWEGERAVGVEVVQWGSPRLKRTVYARGEVILAAGAINSPSLLMLSGVGPKTVLEEFNIPAVSILEGVGENLQDHLNTPLYVSLEKDVSLNLAKLRTLSNIWDYFVNGGKGDLGRAAVEGVGIMRLARQQPELGVILFNMGALDKHLYSAITNMKLNYFETAFPKMDNHSASGFLFLSTCLHPKSRGQVRIVSRDPLHPPSIQPNYLHHPYDITCMRDAFKFTVRLVRTKAFQNLGASVALPRYQECLGSEGPEPLVRKRSGPEGSGREEYTRTLYQEFVSCIIRVGAISGYHALGTARIGQPGDPMAVVDPELRVIGTEHLRVVDASVMPTQISGAPNSAITVIAEKASDLIKATWNNKSKLASQKICSSAPDCEEKLLSNISNLAEPVGGLISTVIVYILWGVLLYANTGI; translated from the exons ATGGTggaacagcaacaacagccacgacagcagcagcaacagccacaacagcagcagcaacagcctcaacagcaacaaagcagtTGGAATTTAAGCAGAATAG GTATACTGGCCGGGGTGATAGGCGTGGCGGCGTGGGCATGGCAGGCGTGGTTCGGCGTGTCTGAGGGCGTGGTGCACAAAGCTGACCCCGTGTACGACTTCATCGTGGTGGGCGGAGGGACCGCGGGGTGCGTACTGGCGGCGAGGCTCAGCGAGGAGGAGAACTTCAAGGTTCTCCTGGTGGAGGCTGGCGGGGAGGAACCATGGATCTCCAACATTCCTCTGGCTGCCCCGCTCCTTCAGCAGTCTCGCTTCGACTGGCAGTACCTGACGGAGCCGCAGGAGGAGTCCTCGTTCGGTCTCTTTAACCAG CAATCAGCATGGCCCCGCGGTCGTGGGTTGGGAGGCACCGCGACCCTCAACTTCAACATTCACATGTTCGGGTCCCCCCAGGACTTCCAGAAGTGGGAGGAGGAGTATGGGGCCACGGGCTGGGGCTTCCAGGAGATGAAGAAGTACGCCAACAAGGCCGAGTGTCGCAGACTCAGGCCTAAGATTTTCAAG CAGAAACAATGCAGCAACGAGCATGTAGAGAAGGTAGATAAAGGGTGTAACAGCAGCGAGGGGGAGAAGACAGGCCACCTCAGGCACCAGCAAGATGCTGTTCAGTGTTACCACCCGCCCCTCCGCGTCCACACCGCTgcctccactctcacacacaccttcctcGCAGCAGGGAAGGAACTAG GCCTGCCGGTGGGGAGCCTCAACGACGATATCGACTACGGGCTGATGGCAGGGGAGACATTGGTATTCAAGGGGCGACGCTGGAGCAACGTCAAGGGCTATCTGAGAGCCGCCCTTGGCCGCCCCAACCTGCATGTCCTCATCCACAGCCACGTCACTAAG ATCTTGTGGGAGGGCGAGCGGGCcgtgggggtggaggtggtgcaGTGGGGCAGCCCTCGCCTCAAGAGGACCGTCTATGCCCGTGGGGAGGTGATCCTGGCCGCCGGGGCCATCAACTCTCCCAGTCTGCTCATGCTCTCTGGTGTCGGACCCAAAACTGTCCTGGAAGAGTTTAAC ATTCCAGCGGTCTCCATACTTGAAGGTGTTGGTGAAAACCTCCAGGACCACCTCAACACTCCCTTGTACGTCTCCCTGGAGAAGGATGTCTCCCTCAACCTTGCTAAGCTGCGCACCTTAAGTAATATTTGGGACTACTTCGTCAATGGAGGCAAAG GCGACCTCGGGCGGGCAGCTGTTGAGGGCGTGGGGATAATGAGGCTAGCGAGGCAACAGCCAGAGCTCGGTGTCATCCTCTTCAATATGGGCGCTCTAGATAAGCATCTCTACTCTGCTATCACCAATATGAAACTTAAT TATTTTGAGACAGCTTTCCCAAAGATGGACAATCACAGTGCCTCGGGGTTCCTCTTCTTATCGACATGTTTACACCCAAAAAGCCGGGGTCAAGTTCGCATTGTCTCGAGAgaccccctccaccctccctccatccagCCCAACTACCTCCACCATCCTTACGACATCACCTGCATGAGAGATG CATTCAAGTTTACAGTACGGCTGGTACGAACCAAAGCGTTCCAGAATCTGGGAGCATCTGTGGCCTTACCTCGCTACCAGGAGTGCCTTGGTTCAGAAGGTCCGGAACCCTTGGTTCGGAAACGCTCTGGTCCGGAAGGTTCAGGGCGCGAAGAGTACACCCGGACTCTTTACCAGGAATTCGTCTCTTGCATCATTCGTGTGGGTGCCATTTCTGGTTATCACGCATTGGGCACTGCTCGTATTGGCCAGCCAGGTGACCCTATGGCTGTGGTCGATCCGGAGCTCAG AGTGATTGGGACAGAGCATCTGAGGGTAGTGGATGCTTCAGTGATGCCTACACAGATTTCTGGGGCTCCCAACTCTGCCATCACTGTCATTGCAGAGAAGGCATCCGATCTCATTAAG GCAACTTGGAATAACAAATCTAAATTAGCCAGTCAGAAAATTTGCTCCAGTGCACCAGACTGTGAAGAAAAGCTTCTGTCCAACATTTCCAACTTAGCAGAGCCCGTTGGTGGCCTCATTTCAACTGTTATTGTTTACATACTCTGGGGTGTGTTATTATATGCTAACACTGGCATATGA